From a region of the Euwallacea similis isolate ESF13 chromosome 19, ESF131.1, whole genome shotgun sequence genome:
- the LOC136415249 gene encoding sorting and assembly machinery component 50 homolog produces MGTVHAKVPSDTSTNVGDFAKQTGLKEQAEEPDIKEADLQQVTARVDRVTIDGLGRTKNDIVEDCIRELFKAKDFQEVLLKAHKARVNLDELGCFKNIGVYIDTSKGPKATADGLEVTFDVKEYKRVTGGISTHVGNNEGTVLVGLRAPNILGRGEKVQIEYSHGSKKTSNFNLSFINPFRGRHRPSIRASIMQAHSEWPSSGYKQLEKGLIVDLGFYSTSIFKHNLQWEGIIRDLTTLSRTGSFEIREQAGPTLKSSVKHILSVDLRDDFIFPSGGSLIQVTSELAGLGGNIGFLKNEIFFQDNFSILQDIVLQFSFMTGYLTPVSKNKKVTVADRCYVGGPLSVRGFDTRGIGPHVDGYALGSNAYWAAGMHLFTPLPFRPGRGGFGDLFRTHFFVNAGNVSDFSLEKTSKTDILEIIRNNIRISYGLGVALRLGNMARLEVNYCFPYRFEKGDQTHPGVQFGIGVQFL; encoded by the exons ATGGGCACCGTACACGCCAAA GTTCCCAGTGATACTTCCACAAATGTGGGCGATTTTGCCAAGCAAACGGGACTAAAGGAACAAGCAGAGGAGCCCGACATCAAAGAGGCCGATTTACAACAAGTGACT GCTAGAGTAGACAGAGTTACCATTGATGGTTTAGGTCGAACCAAAAATGACATTGTCGAAGACTGTATTAGGGAGCTTTTTAAAGCCAAAGATTTCCAAGAAGTACTTCTCAAGGCACATAAG GCCCGAGTAAATTTAGATGAATTGGgctgctttaaaaatattggtgTGTACATTGATACTAGCAAAGGCCCCAAGGCGACAGCTGATGGCCTAGAG gTGACTTTTGATGTAAAAGAGTACAAAAGAGTAACTGGGGGAATAAGCACTCATGTAGGCAACAACGAAGGGACTGTTCTTGTGGGGTTACGTGCTCCTAATATACTGGGAAGAGGGGAAAAAGTACAGATTGAATACAGCCATGGTTCAAAGAAAACTAGCAACTTTAATCTATCATTTATAAACCCCTTTAGGGGCAGACACAGACCATC GATAAGAGCATCTATTATGCAAGCCCATTCTGAATGGCCTAGTTCAGGCTATAAGCAATTAGAAAAGGGACTGATTGTTGATCTAGGGTTCTACTCTACATCAATA TTTAAACACAATCTGCAATGGGAGGGAATCATTAGAGACTTGACTACTTTGTCTAGAACAGGTTCATTTGAGATCAGGGAGCAGGCAGGGCCAACTTTAAAATCTTCAGTAAAGCATATTTTATCTGTGGACCTTAGGgatgatttcatttttccttcaGGAGG CTCTTTGATCCAGGTGACGTCAGAACTAGCTGGTTTAGGAGGCAACATCggttttctcaaaaacgagATTTTCTTCcaagataatttttcaattcttcaaGACATT GTGCTGCAGTTTAGTTTTATGACTGGATATCTGACACCTGTGAGCAAAAACAAGAAAGTCACCGTAGCTGACCGGTGCTACGTCGGAGGCCCCTTATCTGTAAGAGGCTTCGATACTCGCGGTATAGGCCCCCACGTGGACGGATATGCCTTAGGATCAAACGCGTATTGGGCGGCCGGAATGCACTTATTTACGCCACTTCCATTCAGACCTGGACGAGGAGGGTTTGGAGACTTATTTAGAACGCATTTCTTCGTCAATGCTGGCAATGTTAGTGACTTTTCTTTAG aaaaaacCTCTAAAACAGATATTCTAGAAATTATACGCAATAACATAAGGATTTCCTATGGACTGGGCGTGGCGTTACGTTTGGGAAACATGGCGCGTCTCGAGGTGAACTACTGTTTCCCCTATAGATTCGAGAAAGGAGACCAAACGCATCCAGGAGTGCAGTTTGGCATAGGCGTGCAGTTTTTATAG